The Achromobacter deleyi genome has a window encoding:
- a CDS encoding LuxR C-terminal-related transcriptional regulator, giving the protein MRHSFSMEHALASGKFSAPAARGDHVARLWLCEQACRPDGPKVVVARGPAGYGKTTLLAQCQARLQAWPMRTAWLTLDRADNDLPRFLRCLMAALGALAGPAPLPRAGHDSEDALALALVEAVASHAAPFALVLDEFEAITAPAVLDLVQDLIGRLPAHGRLLIGSRHTPGLALGRLRATNQLLEIDAAQLCFSMDEATHFFARRSPLLTPAEVGLLHRKTEGWIAALCLASASLARQPSAAAFIERFSGSDQSVADYLAQDVLASQTPALRRFLLRTSILKQLSAPLCQALLPELDCADLLNQLENGHVLLTRTAADECHYRYHSLFASYLQSQLRAQAPGDVASLHLAASRWYDEQGRPVPAIDHAIDGGDFDRALSLLQTHAGLLLAEGRMRLLSRWFAQLPPAVLATRPLLLAVQVWATCFTRGPSEASLLLADLGLADSADPAVRAHVRTLQPLLLSMMDRQEEAYAAGMPGVAALGDALSFTDTALVNAMANVSAVLGRYHEARALLDTARRAQSRSASSFNLMYSEAVEGIIDLQEGRMRQAGARFRMAVRSTRNGAYGQANGNAWAGVLYAAWVYETGDLPQAARLLHVYVPLGRDVGLPDHLILGYLMLARVAFYECDVEQTFYLLGELEYLGHQRRLPRIAASARVERARVLLMQGHPQAARDELRRADDADLWDRVEALRLPANDLLYPRLGRLRCEAYDGDPAAALRLLDGDIAQARDTRRVRRAYKLQLFRAVALARMNDDAGAFEQLAPLLDMAQAEGLCRVLVDEGSALIGLIERLAATPAGSARLASDAARDWWRRFQEQARIGPAPAEPERAAGAAGAEGLTPKELRVLRLLAEGHSNSAIARQLFVSESTVRTHLRHLNVKLSADSRTQAVARARSAGLL; this is encoded by the coding sequence ATGCGTCATTCGTTCTCGATGGAACACGCACTGGCCAGCGGCAAGTTCAGCGCTCCGGCGGCTCGCGGCGACCATGTCGCCAGGCTGTGGCTGTGCGAACAGGCGTGTCGTCCCGATGGCCCCAAGGTGGTGGTGGCGCGCGGGCCGGCCGGTTACGGCAAGACCACGCTGCTGGCGCAATGCCAGGCGCGCCTGCAGGCCTGGCCCATGCGGACCGCCTGGCTGACGCTGGATCGCGCCGACAATGACCTGCCCCGCTTCCTGCGCTGCCTGATGGCGGCGCTGGGCGCGCTTGCCGGACCCGCCCCCCTGCCGCGCGCCGGCCACGATTCCGAAGACGCGCTGGCGCTGGCGCTGGTGGAGGCCGTCGCGTCGCACGCCGCGCCCTTCGCGCTGGTGCTCGACGAATTCGAAGCCATCACCGCCCCCGCCGTGCTGGACCTGGTGCAGGACCTGATCGGGCGCCTGCCGGCGCACGGACGGCTGCTGATCGGCTCGCGCCACACCCCGGGGCTGGCGTTGGGGCGCTTGCGCGCGACGAACCAACTGCTGGAGATCGACGCCGCGCAGCTGTGCTTCTCCATGGATGAGGCCACCCATTTCTTCGCCCGGCGCAGTCCCTTGCTGACGCCGGCCGAGGTCGGGCTGTTGCACCGCAAGACCGAAGGCTGGATCGCCGCCCTGTGCCTGGCGTCCGCCTCACTGGCGCGGCAACCTTCGGCCGCCGCCTTCATCGAACGCTTCTCGGGCAGCGACCAGTCCGTCGCCGACTATCTGGCGCAGGACGTGCTTGCCAGCCAGACGCCGGCCTTGCGCCGCTTCCTGCTGCGCACCAGCATCCTCAAGCAGCTGAGCGCGCCGCTGTGCCAGGCATTGCTGCCCGAGCTGGATTGCGCGGACCTGCTGAACCAGCTGGAAAACGGCCACGTGCTCCTGACGCGCACCGCCGCCGACGAATGCCACTATCGCTATCACAGCCTGTTCGCCAGCTACCTGCAATCGCAGTTGCGGGCGCAGGCGCCCGGCGACGTCGCAAGCCTGCATCTGGCCGCCTCGCGCTGGTATGACGAGCAGGGCCGGCCCGTGCCCGCCATCGACCACGCGATCGACGGCGGCGACTTCGATCGCGCGCTGTCGCTGCTGCAAACCCATGCCGGCCTCCTGCTGGCCGAGGGCCGCATGCGGCTCCTGTCGCGCTGGTTCGCGCAATTGCCGCCCGCCGTACTGGCCACCCGGCCCTTGTTGCTGGCGGTGCAGGTCTGGGCCACCTGCTTTACGCGCGGCCCGAGCGAGGCCTCCCTGCTGCTGGCCGACCTGGGGCTGGCCGACAGCGCCGACCCCGCCGTGCGCGCCCATGTGCGGACGCTGCAGCCCTTGCTGCTGTCCATGATGGACCGCCAGGAAGAGGCCTATGCCGCCGGCATGCCCGGCGTCGCGGCGCTGGGCGACGCGCTGTCATTCACCGACACCGCGCTCGTCAATGCCATGGCCAACGTCAGCGCGGTGCTGGGCCGCTATCACGAAGCCCGCGCGCTGCTGGACACGGCCAGGCGCGCGCAAAGCCGCAGCGCAAGCAGCTTCAACCTGATGTATTCCGAAGCGGTCGAAGGCATCATCGATCTGCAGGAAGGGCGCATGCGCCAGGCCGGTGCGCGCTTTCGCATGGCGGTCCGCTCCACTCGCAACGGCGCTTACGGACAGGCCAACGGCAACGCCTGGGCTGGCGTGCTTTACGCCGCCTGGGTGTATGAAACGGGCGATCTTCCCCAAGCCGCCAGGCTGCTGCATGTGTATGTGCCGCTGGGGCGCGACGTCGGCCTGCCCGATCACCTGATCCTCGGCTACCTGATGCTCGCGCGCGTCGCCTTCTACGAGTGCGACGTCGAACAGACCTTCTACCTGCTGGGCGAACTGGAGTACCTGGGCCATCAGCGCCGGCTGCCGCGCATCGCCGCCAGCGCCCGCGTGGAACGCGCGCGCGTGCTGCTCATGCAAGGCCATCCGCAGGCCGCTCGCGACGAACTGCGCCGCGCCGACGACGCCGATCTCTGGGACCGCGTGGAAGCCTTGCGACTGCCCGCGAACGACCTGCTGTATCCCCGCCTGGGCCGGTTGCGCTGCGAAGCCTATGATGGCGACCCCGCCGCCGCGCTGCGCCTGCTCGACGGCGACATCGCGCAGGCACGGGACACCCGCCGCGTGCGCCGCGCCTACAAGCTGCAACTGTTCCGCGCCGTGGCGCTCGCAAGAATGAATGATGACGCCGGCGCATTCGAGCAGTTGGCGCCGCTGCTCGACATGGCGCAAGCCGAGGGCCTGTGCCGCGTGCTGGTCGACGAGGGTTCGGCATTGATCGGGTTGATAGAGCGGCTTGCCGCCACCCCCGCGGGCAGCGCCCGGCTGGCCTCGGATGCCGCGCGCGACTGGTGGCGGCGGTTCCAGGAGCAGGCGCGGATCGGCCCCGCGCCCGCGGAACCGGAACGCGCCGCCGGCGCCGCGGGCGCCGAAGGGCTGACACCCAAGGAACTGCGCGTGCTGCGCCTGTTGGCGGAAGGCCACTCCAACAGCGCCATCGCCAGGCAGCTGTTCGTTTCCGAAAGCACGGTGCGCACGCACCTGCGCCACCTGAATGTGAAGCTCAGCGCCGACAGCCGGACACAGGCCGTGGCGCGCGCCCGCAGCGCGGGCCTGCTGTGA
- a CDS encoding DUF4261 domain-containing protein has product MSIFSRFFGRKEESTDAAALSANPAITHPLSLQVLFAAPLAIAEDTLTAALCAYHPSMGKARAEIAPDMAEFLGLAGWDRHVVRLVGFNAPYPKESLEACVAPAHYAAAVKDEIRGHASHIILYYAGFETDPLEQYVALAAVAGALAGFQAMAVLNEHAHASLPAGVFEAESLGEESLDLLRTLPLNMLYCGFVKYEVEGVQGVWMRTYGADAFGLPDFAALASGHDQGEYYSDIFNNIMGYLLESGAELAAGHTMQIGKDAYMKLREPAKEEYFLDGPGRVLVAEIITADQVNTPE; this is encoded by the coding sequence ATGAGCATCTTTTCCCGTTTCTTTGGCCGCAAAGAAGAATCGACCGACGCGGCGGCCCTGTCGGCCAACCCCGCGATCACGCATCCGCTGAGCCTGCAGGTGTTGTTCGCGGCGCCGCTGGCGATCGCCGAAGACACGCTGACGGCCGCGCTGTGCGCCTACCATCCGTCGATGGGCAAGGCGCGCGCGGAGATTGCGCCCGACATGGCCGAGTTCCTGGGCCTGGCGGGCTGGGACCGGCACGTCGTGCGGCTGGTGGGTTTCAATGCGCCCTACCCGAAGGAATCGCTGGAGGCCTGCGTGGCGCCGGCCCATTATGCGGCGGCGGTCAAGGACGAGATCCGCGGCCACGCCAGTCACATCATCCTCTATTACGCGGGCTTCGAAACGGATCCGCTGGAGCAGTACGTGGCGCTGGCCGCGGTGGCCGGGGCCTTGGCGGGCTTCCAGGCGATGGCGGTGCTGAACGAGCACGCACATGCCTCGCTGCCGGCCGGCGTGTTCGAAGCGGAATCGCTGGGCGAGGAAAGCCTGGACCTGCTGCGCACTCTGCCGCTGAACATGCTGTACTGCGGGTTCGTGAAGTATGAGGTCGAAGGCGTGCAGGGCGTGTGGATGCGCACCTACGGCGCCGACGCATTCGGGTTGCCCGATTTCGCGGCGCTGGCCAGCGGCCACGACCAGGGCGAGTACTACTCGGACATCTTCAACAACATCATGGGCTACCTGCTGGAAAGCGGCGCCGAGCTGGCCGCCGGGCACACCATGCAGATTGGCAAAGACGCCTACATGAAGCTGCGCGAGCCGGCCAAGGAAGAGTACTTCCTGGATGGCCCGGGGCGGGTGCTGGTGGCCGAGATCATCACGGCGGACCAGGTCAACACGCCGGAATAA
- a CDS encoding LysR substrate-binding domain-containing protein — translation MKTTLDEMLVFIAIVDSGSITAAAEVLGQTISATSRTMSRLEEKLQTTLMRRTTRRLELTEEGKTYLEQARRIIASVEEAEELMNVRRNQPAGLLRVDAASPFMLHVIAALVPGYRKRYPQVELELNSNEGNIDLLERRTDLAIRIGRLKDSSLHAVSLGSSRVRVLASPGYLAEHGTPRRVADLAAHTLLGFSQLEALNEWPLQDADGQPLHVKPAVRCHSGETLRQLALNDGGIVCLSDFMTRGDRKAGTLQPLLAKQTLDVRQPINAVYYRNTAISSRIKSFIDYVVEAVGPDGFAE, via the coding sequence ATGAAAACCACACTCGACGAAATGCTGGTCTTTATCGCCATCGTGGACAGCGGGTCGATCACCGCTGCCGCCGAGGTGCTGGGACAGACCATTTCCGCCACCAGCAGGACCATGAGCCGGCTGGAGGAAAAGCTGCAGACCACGCTGATGCGCCGGACCACGAGGCGGCTGGAACTGACCGAAGAGGGCAAGACCTATCTGGAGCAGGCGCGGCGCATCATCGCGTCGGTGGAGGAAGCCGAGGAACTGATGAACGTGCGCCGCAACCAGCCCGCCGGGCTGTTGCGCGTGGACGCGGCATCGCCCTTCATGCTGCATGTGATCGCGGCGCTGGTGCCCGGCTACCGCAAGCGCTATCCGCAGGTGGAGCTGGAACTGAACAGCAACGAAGGCAACATCGATTTGCTGGAGCGGCGCACCGACCTGGCCATCCGCATCGGACGGCTGAAGGACTCGTCGCTGCATGCGGTGTCCCTGGGCAGCAGCCGGGTGCGGGTGCTGGCCAGTCCCGGTTACCTGGCGGAACACGGCACGCCCAGGCGCGTGGCGGACCTGGCCGCGCATACCTTGCTGGGTTTCAGCCAACTGGAAGCGCTGAACGAATGGCCGCTGCAGGATGCCGATGGCCAGCCCCTGCATGTCAAGCCGGCCGTCCGGTGCCACAGCGGCGAAACCCTGCGGCAGCTGGCGTTGAATGACGGGGGCATCGTCTGCCTGTCGGATTTCATGACGCGCGGCGACCGCAAGGCCGGCACGCTCCAGCCTTTGTTGGCGAAACAGACGCTGGACGTCCGGCAGCCGATCAATGCGGTGTACTACCGCAACACGGCGATCTCGTCGCGCATCAAGTCCTTCATTGATTACGTGGTGGAAGCCGTGGGACCGGACGGGTTCGCGGAATAA